One genomic segment of Candidatus Dadabacteria bacterium includes these proteins:
- a CDS encoding FAD-dependent oxidoreductase has product MSTPEGRLRAAVIGSGPAGFYTADRLLKKSPGVAVDMFDLLPTPHGLVRHGVAPDHQKIKSVSRIYDKIAESPDFRFFGFVEFGKDLFLEDLKSRYHQIVFATGAQTDKRIAIPGEDMPGSHTATEFVAWYNGHPYKSDLDFDMSRERAVIIGIGNVAVDVARILCLSPEELAKTDMADYAVEKLSRSNIREVFMVGRRGPAQAAFTNPELKELCNLEQADALTRPEETELDDLTLEFLENNPSAATRKKIEILKSLSGAATGKKKKLHIRFLLSPAGINDGADGRVCSVTFEKNKLAASDDGSIRAVSGGGTETLEAGIVFRSIGYRGVALRDVPFDEKAGVIPNSAGRVLDKPGGRAQTGLYTAGWIKRGASGVIGTNKTDSAETVDSMLEDFAAGSHLRPDKPEEFITKLLERRKPEHVSYREWKKIDEEEKETGKSRGRPRVKYTSVDEILKSLGKKP; this is encoded by the coding sequence ATGAGCACTCCGGAAGGCAGACTTCGCGCGGCCGTCATAGGCTCCGGGCCGGCGGGCTTCTACACGGCGGACAGGCTTCTCAAAAAAAGCCCGGGCGTGGCGGTGGACATGTTTGACCTGCTTCCCACGCCGCACGGTCTTGTGAGGCACGGAGTCGCCCCCGACCACCAGAAAATCAAATCTGTCTCAAGAATCTACGACAAAATAGCGGAAAGTCCGGACTTCCGCTTCTTCGGGTTTGTGGAGTTTGGCAAAGACCTGTTTCTGGAAGACCTTAAAAGCCGCTATCACCAGATAGTTTTTGCGACCGGAGCGCAGACCGACAAAAGAATTGCAATCCCCGGCGAGGACATGCCCGGAAGCCACACCGCAACCGAGTTTGTCGCGTGGTATAACGGACACCCCTACAAATCAGACCTTGATTTTGATATGTCGCGCGAGCGCGCCGTAATCATCGGCATTGGCAATGTGGCGGTGGACGTGGCGAGGATTCTCTGCCTGTCGCCCGAAGAACTGGCAAAGACCGACATGGCGGACTACGCCGTGGAGAAACTCTCCCGCAGCAACATCAGGGAGGTGTTCATGGTCGGAAGGCGGGGTCCCGCTCAGGCGGCGTTTACCAATCCCGAACTGAAGGAGCTTTGCAATCTTGAACAGGCCGATGCCCTGACGCGCCCCGAAGAGACGGAACTTGACGATTTGACGCTTGAGTTTCTTGAGAACAACCCCAGCGCGGCGACCCGGAAGAAGATTGAAATCCTGAAAAGTCTTTCAGGGGCGGCGACCGGCAAAAAGAAAAAACTGCATATCCGGTTTCTGCTTTCACCGGCGGGCATTAACGACGGGGCGGACGGGCGCGTCTGTTCGGTAACTTTTGAGAAGAACAAACTTGCGGCGAGTGATGACGGAAGCATAAGGGCCGTCTCCGGCGGCGGAACGGAAACACTTGAGGCGGGCATTGTGTTTCGCTCCATCGGCTACAGGGGCGTGGCTCTCAGGGATGTTCCGTTTGACGAAAAGGCCGGAGTGATTCCAAACTCCGCAGGCAGAGTGCTTGACAAACCCGGCGGACGCGCGCAAACGGGTCTTTACACGGCGGGCTGGATAAAAAGGGGGGCGTCCGGGGTCATCGGCACAAACAAGACCGATTCGGCGGAAACGGTTGACAGCATGCTTGAGGATTTCGCGGCGGGCTCGCACCTGCGCCCCGACAAACCCGAAGAGTTCATAACCAAACTGCTTGAGCGGAGAAAGCCCGAGCATGTGAGTTACCGGGAATGGAAAAAAATAGACGAAGAGGAAAAAGAAACCGGCAAAAGCCGGGGGCGTCCGAGGGTCAAATACACCAGCGTTGACGAGATTTTGAAATCGCTGGGGAAGAAACCCTGA
- a CDS encoding RNB domain-containing ribonuclease: MSSTPDKTPASGEIVIFRKRQEPSCGVFLSSSAGKLTVVSEEGKQLSFPEEKVAFLTGIKVKDGLSPREMTMEMRKLRKSLEKARGDFDLKPLWLELDGQGAVSFEYAAHCFPGALSPEETLKLFWAVDKDAVYFRRQSGGYVPLPPEDVEKTLARLKRHAEKEQQQQYAVRWIKSVQDGEPTEPGGFDRAACVAALMAYIENAEHLPAFKDARAILTKTGLSDPALAVRFLIETGDLPEGSDPAIIKAGIDKGFSSEAMEQAARLLSGDVNFGDLEDLTGLEAFSVDDETTEDIDDAISVELTGAGARVGVHIANVALCIKPESPLDRAAVETAETVYLPERRADIFPPELIKGRLSLAGGEPRAALSLLMDFDEEAREVKSFRFVSSKIVVRKNLSYAEADAMIESSPEWGRLARICANLKEAREKRGAVSVQIPGLVIKADAEGGLKVAHEDEPGAAHGIVSEMMITANAICASFLKDRGTAAIFRLQLSKVSPEARALDRADPLFPARVGRLMKPSKIDTAPGAHRALGVDCYAQATSPIRRYRDLVVQRQILAEITGSPALGEQAVLDLITRTDEPIARRRTAQRSRRRFWLLEHFRRLGSDVRFRAIVSRIWDGRVFAYLPDYLTEFSIGVDTGNLKEGQEVTLAVRHLDPVRRKLKLKAV; encoded by the coding sequence TTGAGTTCAACTCCGGACAAAACACCCGCTTCCGGCGAAATTGTAATTTTCAGGAAAAGACAGGAGCCCTCCTGCGGCGTCTTTCTCTCATCCTCCGCCGGAAAGCTGACGGTGGTCTCCGAAGAGGGGAAACAACTCTCCTTCCCTGAGGAAAAAGTCGCCTTCCTTACCGGAATCAAGGTTAAAGACGGCCTCTCTCCGCGCGAGATGACAATGGAGATGAGGAAACTCAGAAAAAGCCTTGAAAAGGCAAGGGGGGATTTTGACCTGAAACCCCTCTGGCTTGAATTGGACGGGCAGGGCGCGGTAAGTTTTGAATACGCAGCCCACTGTTTCCCCGGCGCCCTGTCTCCCGAAGAGACATTGAAACTTTTCTGGGCGGTTGACAAAGACGCCGTTTACTTCCGCAGACAGTCGGGCGGCTACGTTCCCCTGCCCCCCGAAGATGTTGAGAAGACTCTTGCGCGGCTGAAAAGACACGCTGAAAAAGAACAGCAGCAGCAGTACGCCGTCCGGTGGATAAAGTCCGTTCAGGACGGCGAACCGACTGAACCCGGCGGCTTTGACCGCGCCGCGTGCGTGGCCGCCCTCATGGCGTATATTGAAAATGCGGAACACCTTCCTGCCTTCAAGGACGCGCGCGCCATACTGACGAAAACCGGCCTGAGCGACCCCGCCCTGGCCGTCCGGTTTCTCATTGAAACCGGAGACCTGCCCGAAGGCTCGGACCCGGCGATAATAAAGGCGGGCATTGACAAAGGATTCAGTTCCGAAGCCATGGAGCAGGCGGCGCGGTTGCTCTCCGGAGATGTCAATTTCGGGGACCTTGAAGACCTTACGGGCCTTGAGGCGTTTTCCGTTGATGACGAGACCACCGAAGACATAGATGACGCCATTTCCGTTGAACTGACCGGCGCGGGCGCGCGGGTGGGAGTCCACATAGCCAATGTCGCGCTGTGTATAAAGCCGGAAAGCCCGCTTGACCGCGCCGCAGTGGAGACCGCCGAGACCGTGTATCTGCCCGAACGCCGGGCGGACATCTTTCCCCCCGAACTTATAAAGGGGCGGCTCAGCCTCGCCGGGGGCGAGCCGCGCGCGGCGCTTTCTCTCCTGATGGACTTTGACGAAGAGGCGCGCGAGGTGAAGAGTTTCCGCTTTGTCTCATCAAAGATAGTGGTGAGGAAAAACCTCTCTTATGCGGAGGCGGACGCCATGATTGAATCCTCTCCGGAGTGGGGGCGTCTGGCGCGAATATGCGCGAACCTGAAGGAGGCGAGAGAAAAACGGGGGGCGGTTTCAGTTCAGATTCCCGGCCTTGTTATAAAGGCTGACGCAGAAGGCGGATTGAAAGTCGCACACGAAGATGAGCCCGGAGCCGCGCACGGAATTGTTTCCGAAATGATGATAACCGCCAACGCGATTTGCGCCTCCTTTCTCAAAGACAGGGGGACTGCCGCAATTTTTCGCTTGCAACTCTCAAAGGTTTCGCCCGAAGCGCGCGCGCTTGACCGCGCAGACCCTCTTTTCCCCGCGCGGGTGGGACGCCTGATGAAGCCGTCAAAAATAGACACCGCGCCCGGCGCCCACCGCGCTCTTGGAGTTGACTGCTACGCGCAGGCGACCTCGCCCATAAGAAGATACAGAGACCTTGTGGTGCAGAGGCAGATTTTAGCCGAGATAACGGGAAGCCCCGCGCTGGGCGAGCAGGCAGTGCTTGACCTTATCACGCGGACGGACGAGCCTATCGCCCGCAGAAGGACCGCCCAGAGAAGCAGAAGAAGGTTCTGGTTGCTTGAGCATTTCAGGCGTTTGGGCTCCGATGTGCGCTTCCGCGCCATAGTCTCGCGCATCTGGGATGGCAGGGTTTTCGCGTATTTGCCCGACTATTTGACGGAGTTTTCCATCGGGGTTGACACGGGAAACCTCAAAGAGGGGCAGGAAGTAACCCTTGCCGTCCGCCATCTTGACCCCGTGAGGCGCAAACTGAAACTGAAAGCGGTGTAG
- the smpB gene encoding SsrA-binding protein SmpB — protein MKRVCTHPTVNRDYHIEEKFEAGLVLTGPEVKSLRAGKASIKESYAIARAGEVVLVGSYIAPYEAASALEQDPGRSRKLLLKKREINKLIGKTQMKGYTLVPTAIYFRGGFAKAEIALVKGKKLYDKRGDIKRREADREMERAMKRGARRR, from the coding sequence ATGAAGAGGGTATGCACACATCCCACCGTTAATCGGGACTATCATATAGAGGAGAAATTTGAGGCCGGTCTTGTGCTGACGGGCCCGGAGGTCAAATCCCTGCGGGCGGGCAAGGCGAGCATAAAGGAAAGCTACGCCATTGCGCGCGCCGGAGAGGTGGTTCTTGTGGGCAGTTACATCGCCCCCTACGAGGCGGCGTCCGCGCTTGAACAAGACCCCGGCCGCTCAAGAAAACTGCTTCTTAAAAAGCGCGAGATAAACAAACTCATCGGGAAAACTCAAATGAAGGGATACACTCTCGTTCCGACCGCCATATATTTCAGGGGCGGTTTTGCGAAGGCGGAGATTGCGCTTGTGAAGGGGAAAAAACTCTACGACAAGCGCGGCGACATAAAGAGGCGCGAGGCGGACAGGGAGATGGAGAGGGCGATGAAGCGGGGGGCAAGAAGGCGGTAA
- a CDS encoding XTP/dITP diphosphatase: MKLNEIVIATGNEGKAREFGAMFGGLFKKVSFLGEFPSVVMPEETGATFAENSRIKARAVFEAIGTKPGRAVLADDSGLEVDGLGGRPGVRSARYAGENATDRENTDKLMSEIIGVKDRRARFVCHLTMALPDGGELTAEGRCEGEITTDERGEGGFGYDPVFFLPGLGRTMAELRPEHKNSISHRGKAAREIAAQVRALAK; encoded by the coding sequence TTGAAATTAAATGAAATCGTAATAGCAACCGGCAACGAAGGGAAAGCGCGTGAATTCGGCGCCATGTTTGGCGGCCTCTTCAAAAAAGTCTCCTTTCTCGGTGAATTTCCCTCCGTTGTTATGCCGGAGGAAACGGGGGCAACGTTTGCGGAAAACTCGCGCATCAAGGCGCGGGCAGTTTTTGAGGCAATAGGGACAAAGCCGGGCAGGGCGGTTCTCGCGGATGATTCCGGGCTTGAGGTGGACGGGCTGGGCGGCAGGCCGGGCGTCCGCTCCGCGCGCTATGCGGGAGAAAATGCGACAGACCGGGAAAATACCGATAAGTTAATGTCCGAGATTATTGGAGTGAAAGACAGAAGAGCGCGTTTTGTATGCCACCTGACCATGGCGCTTCCCGACGGCGGCGAACTCACCGCCGAAGGGCGGTGCGAAGGTGAAATTACCACCGATGAAAGAGGGGAGGGCGGCTTTGGTTATGACCCTGTCTTTTTCCTTCCCGGTCTCGGCAGGACAATGGCCGAACTCCGCCCGGAACATAAAAACAGTATCAGCCACAGAGGCAAGGCTGCGCGGGAGATAGCGGCGCAAGTGCGCGCGCTTGCAAAATGA
- the ptsP gene encoding phosphoenolpyruvate--protein phosphotransferase: MPRAVDREHLHLKIVQEISDFVNKSTGLDTILKGVVSKISESLHFGIVSIYITDRESGNLRLMASTALADKPAANVTLPAGEGIAGMIFQTMRPFVSMNVSGHPQYRPVSDIAEEEKYDCYLGVPIVLNNRPVGVLVGQTSEKRHITPAEQTLFEIISSRLAGLLEVADTLDRLHTPSILEHRTRTYQGTGASPGVAVGKVFLVRGLFGRAGVAASPPRPPEEERKRLLEAFSRVQKDMKDFISVLGKDNVLSKSDIEIFEAHHMLLSSESPDSVRGVLLARLESGGVSAETAVVQGIESIAARFEHHPDRYVREKAQDFRDIGEKLLHELLGLQAGGGEVAEDPEGSTVLVAQDIGPSFVSMLGKKRVSGVITERGGQTSHAVIIAKSLGIPVVISIDNICDLVSSGDSVIVDGRTGFVFVNPDETLIREYESSGKRIEEIRHLFETDETAGRNPVGVSVTANIGFPDDVETAAAQGVEDVGLFRTEFAFTRFEKPPGVDEQTAIYCDISEHFRGCVTVRTLDMGADKILPYFNIPEEENPLLGLRAIRFSMEYLDLFREQIRSILLAASRGARLRILLPMVSNIWEVETARQIMDDIAAGMGLKDIPQLGVMLEVPALVPLIDEYSEIVDFISVGTNDLVQYLLAVDRNSTAVGHLYTSFHPAVLRVLDSIRKSADKNDLEVSICGEMAGSPKGALLIFALGYRNISVSPHRIPVVKFILNRVSRAALSDLRKQLMVCRNEADIERLLADHLEEMDPALMEVG, from the coding sequence ATGCCGCGCGCTGTGGACAGAGAACACCTTCACCTGAAAATAGTTCAGGAAATAAGCGATTTTGTAAACAAATCCACGGGACTGGACACCATCCTCAAGGGCGTGGTCAGCAAAATAAGCGAGTCTCTCCATTTCGGAATCGTGTCAATATACATCACCGACAGGGAGAGTGGAAACCTCCGCCTTATGGCAAGCACCGCCCTTGCGGACAAACCGGCGGCGAATGTTACTTTGCCCGCAGGCGAGGGCATTGCGGGAATGATATTTCAGACCATGCGCCCGTTTGTGTCAATGAACGTGTCCGGCCATCCGCAATACAGGCCGGTTTCAGACATCGCCGAAGAGGAAAAATACGACTGCTATCTGGGCGTGCCCATAGTTCTCAACAACCGCCCCGTGGGCGTCCTTGTGGGGCAGACCAGCGAGAAAAGGCACATCACACCGGCGGAGCAGACGCTGTTTGAGATAATTTCCTCGCGTCTTGCGGGGCTACTTGAGGTGGCCGACACGCTTGACCGCCTTCACACGCCGTCCATTCTGGAGCACAGAACCAGAACCTACCAGGGCACGGGCGCGTCTCCGGGGGTGGCGGTCGGGAAGGTTTTTCTCGTCAGGGGGCTTTTCGGGCGCGCCGGGGTCGCGGCGTCTCCGCCGCGCCCGCCGGAGGAGGAAAGAAAGCGCCTGCTTGAGGCGTTTTCCAGAGTTCAAAAGGATATGAAAGACTTCATATCAGTCCTCGGCAAGGACAATGTTCTTTCCAAAAGCGACATTGAAATTTTTGAGGCGCACCACATGCTTCTTTCAAGCGAGAGCCCGGACTCGGTTCGCGGGGTGCTTCTCGCCCGGCTGGAAAGCGGCGGCGTCTCCGCCGAAACGGCGGTGGTTCAGGGCATTGAGTCCATAGCGGCAAGGTTTGAGCACCATCCCGACCGCTATGTGCGTGAAAAAGCGCAGGACTTCAGGGACATAGGCGAAAAACTGCTGCACGAACTGCTCGGGCTTCAAGCCGGGGGCGGCGAGGTTGCCGAAGACCCGGAGGGCTCCACCGTGCTGGTCGCTCAGGACATAGGCCCCTCGTTTGTCTCCATGCTCGGCAAAAAACGGGTTTCGGGCGTGATAACGGAACGCGGCGGACAAACATCCCATGCGGTCATCATAGCCAAATCGCTCGGCATTCCGGTGGTTATAAGCATAGACAACATTTGCGACCTTGTGTCATCGGGCGACAGTGTAATCGTTGACGGGCGGACGGGGTTTGTTTTTGTCAATCCGGACGAAACCCTGATACGCGAGTATGAGAGCAGCGGCAAGAGAATTGAGGAGATTCGCCACCTGTTTGAGACCGATGAAACCGCCGGGCGCAACCCCGTCGGGGTCTCCGTCACGGCGAACATAGGTTTTCCTGATGATGTGGAAACCGCCGCGGCTCAGGGCGTTGAGGATGTGGGGCTGTTCAGGACGGAGTTTGCATTCACCCGTTTTGAAAAGCCGCCCGGCGTTGACGAGCAGACGGCAATATACTGCGACATATCGGAGCATTTTCGCGGCTGCGTAACGGTCAGAACCCTTGATATGGGCGCGGACAAGATTCTGCCGTATTTCAACATACCGGAGGAGGAAAACCCGCTTCTGGGGCTCAGGGCGATACGGTTTTCAATGGAGTATCTTGACCTGTTCAGGGAGCAGATACGGTCCATACTGCTTGCCGCCTCGCGCGGCGCGCGGCTGAGAATTCTCCTTCCCATGGTCTCCAATATCTGGGAGGTTGAGACCGCGCGGCAGATAATGGATGACATTGCCGCCGGTATGGGGCTCAAAGACATTCCGCAACTGGGCGTAATGCTTGAAGTTCCCGCGCTTGTGCCGCTGATTGACGAATACTCGGAGATAGTTGATTTCATATCGGTGGGCACAAACGACCTTGTGCAGTATTTGCTTGCGGTGGACAGAAACTCAACGGCGGTGGGGCATCTTTACACATCTTTTCATCCGGCGGTTCTTCGCGTTCTGGACTCCATACGCAAAAGCGCGGACAAAAACGATCTTGAGGTTTCCATCTGCGGCGAAATGGCCGGTTCTCCAAAGGGGGCGCTACTTATCTTTGCCCTCGGATACAGGAACATCAGCGTTTCTCCCCACAGGATTCCGGTGGTCAAATTCATATTAAACCGCGTCTCCCGCGCCGCGCTTTCGGATTTGCGGAAACAACTTATGGTTTGCAGGAATGAGGCGGACATTGAGCGGCTTCTCGCCGACCATCTTGAGGAGATGGACCCGGCACTTATGGAAGTGGGTTGA
- a CDS encoding citrate synthase, translating into MPENTLTITDNRTGKKYDVPVESDTIKAADLRQIKVKPNDFGMMSYDPAFTNTASCRSAVTFIDGEKGILRYRGYPIEELAQKSSFLEVAYLLIFGELPNKKQHDEWVYEIMHHTYLHENIKKFMDGYRYDAHPMGMMMSTVGALSTFYPESKNIEDADNRMLQMYRLIAKMPTIAAFSYRHATGLPYVYPDNELSYTGNFLRMMFRINEKDYKPDPVVERAIDVLFILHADHEQNCSTSVMRDAGSSLPDPYCATAAAVSALYGPLHGGANEAVLKMLAEIGDKKRIPEYIKRAKNGEFRLMGFGHRVYKAYDPRAAIIKGTAHQVFKKVGKNPLLDIALELERIALEDDYFVKRKLYPNVDFYSGLIYQSLGLPVSMFTVLFAIARTAGWLAQWEEMITNPETKIARPRQVYVGKGKRSFVPMARRSSAKKKKK; encoded by the coding sequence ATGCCTGAAAACACTCTTACAATTACCGACAACAGGACGGGGAAGAAATACGATGTTCCCGTTGAGAGCGACACCATAAAGGCCGCCGACCTGCGGCAAATCAAGGTCAAACCGAACGATTTCGGAATGATGAGTTACGACCCGGCGTTCACCAACACCGCCTCATGCCGGAGCGCGGTAACTTTTATTGACGGCGAGAAGGGAATTCTCCGCTACAGGGGATACCCCATTGAGGAACTCGCGCAAAAGAGCTCCTTTCTTGAGGTCGCCTATCTGCTGATTTTCGGCGAGTTGCCGAACAAAAAACAGCACGACGAATGGGTTTACGAGATCATGCACCACACCTACTTGCATGAGAACATCAAAAAATTCATGGACGGCTACCGCTATGACGCCCACCCCATGGGGATGATGATGAGCACCGTCGGGGCGCTCTCCACCTTTTACCCGGAATCAAAGAACATAGAGGATGCGGACAACAGGATGCTCCAGATGTACCGGCTCATCGCCAAGATGCCGACCATAGCCGCATTTTCATACAGGCACGCGACCGGTTTGCCCTATGTTTACCCCGACAACGAACTCAGTTACACCGGAAACTTTCTGAGAATGATGTTCAGGATAAACGAAAAGGATTACAAGCCCGACCCCGTTGTGGAGAGGGCGATTGATGTGCTTTTCATCCTTCACGCCGACCATGAGCAGAATTGCAGCACAAGCGTCATGAGAGACGCGGGAAGCAGCCTTCCCGACCCCTACTGCGCCACTGCGGCGGCGGTAAGCGCCCTTTACGGCCCCCTACACGGAGGGGCAAACGAGGCGGTGCTCAAAATGCTTGCCGAAATCGGCGACAAAAAACGCATCCCCGAATACATCAAAAGGGCGAAAAACGGAGAGTTCCGCCTTATGGGATTCGGGCACAGGGTTTACAAGGCGTATGACCCGCGCGCCGCCATAATCAAGGGCACAGCCCATCAGGTTTTCAAGAAGGTCGGCAAAAACCCCCTTCTGGACATCGCCCTTGAACTTGAGCGGATAGCCCTTGAGGATGACTACTTCGTCAAGCGCAAACTGTATCCCAATGTGGACTTCTACTCCGGGCTCATTTACCAGAGCCTCGGCCTTCCGGTGAGCATGTTCACCGTTCTGTTCGCGATAGCGAGAACGGCCGGCTGGCTCGCGCAGTGGGAGGAGATGATAACGAATCCGGAAACCAAGATAGCGCGTCCCCGGCAGGTGTATGTCGGCAAGGGCAAGAGGAGTTTTGTTCCCATGGCGCGCAGGTCATCCGCGAAGAAAAAGAAGAAGTAG
- a CDS encoding CTP synthase: MNRARNKRQARSVKYVFVTGGVMSSLGKGIAAASLGLLLESRGLSIAVQKLDPYINVDPGTMNPYEHGEVFVTDDGAETDLDLGHYQRFTKAVLTRASNFTSGTVYDSVISKEREGKFLGKTVQVIPHITDEIKSRIKALGESGSDVVIVEIGGTVGDIESLPFLEAVRQIRSEVGRENCIFIHLTYVPYASAAGEFKTKPTQHSVKEMLKIGIQPDLLICRTRSLIPDNVKERIALFCNVETASVISGRDADSIYEVPLILHNEGLDEMVVSHLNIWTGKPNLSRWRKMFESINRARTTVTIAVVGKYVGHSDAYKSLHEALVHAAMANRCKADIRYVDSENIKSEDSALLKGADGVLIPGGFGERGCEGKIKAAARARKRGIPFFGICLGMQMAVVEFARNVCGMKKANTGEFAPDSPHLVIDFMEEQKNIKKMGGTMRVGAYPCVVSSGTFARKAYGKARISERHRHRLEFNNNYEERLVSAGLIISGRSPDSSLVEIVEVAGHPWFVGCQFHPEFLSTPLSPHPLFRDFIAAALKSGKSK, from the coding sequence ATGAACCGGGCGCGAAACAAACGGCAGGCCAGGTCCGTCAAGTATGTGTTTGTTACCGGCGGCGTCATGTCGTCTCTCGGCAAGGGGATAGCGGCGGCGTCTCTGGGGCTTCTGCTTGAAAGCAGGGGGCTTTCCATCGCCGTGCAGAAACTTGACCCGTATATCAATGTTGATCCGGGAACTATGAACCCTTATGAGCACGGGGAGGTTTTCGTTACCGATGACGGCGCCGAGACCGACCTTGACCTCGGACACTACCAGAGGTTCACCAAGGCCGTTCTCACGCGGGCGAGCAACTTCACATCGGGAACCGTTTACGATTCGGTTATCAGCAAGGAGAGAGAGGGCAAATTTCTCGGCAAGACCGTTCAGGTGATTCCGCACATAACGGACGAGATAAAGTCCAGAATCAAGGCGCTCGGAGAGAGCGGCAGTGATGTGGTGATAGTTGAGATAGGCGGCACAGTGGGAGACATTGAGAGCCTTCCCTTCCTTGAGGCGGTTCGCCAGATAAGGTCGGAAGTGGGAAGGGAAAACTGCATATTCATTCACCTGACTTACGTTCCCTATGCGTCCGCCGCGGGAGAGTTCAAGACAAAGCCCACCCAGCACAGCGTCAAGGAGATGCTGAAGATAGGAATTCAGCCCGACCTGCTTATCTGCCGCACCCGGAGCCTGATACCGGACAATGTTAAGGAGCGGATAGCGCTTTTCTGCAATGTGGAAACCGCTTCGGTCATATCGGGCAGGGACGCGGATTCCATATACGAGGTCCCGCTCATCCTTCACAACGAGGGGCTTGACGAAATGGTGGTTTCCCACCTGAACATCTGGACGGGAAAGCCCAACCTGTCGCGCTGGCGCAAGATGTTTGAGAGTATTAACCGGGCGCGGACAACCGTTACCATAGCGGTTGTGGGGAAATACGTGGGGCACAGCGATGCGTATAAAAGCCTCCACGAGGCGCTTGTTCACGCCGCGATGGCAAACCGCTGCAAGGCGGACATAAGGTATGTTGATTCCGAAAACATCAAAAGCGAGGATTCCGCGCTCCTCAAAGGCGCGGACGGTGTTCTGATTCCGGGCGGTTTCGGAGAAAGGGGTTGTGAAGGCAAGATAAAGGCGGCGGCGCGGGCGAGGAAGAGGGGGATACCGTTTTTCGGAATATGTCTTGGAATGCAGATGGCGGTTGTGGAGTTCGCGCGAAATGTGTGCGGGATGAAAAAGGCAAACACGGGAGAGTTTGCCCCAGATTCCCCGCACCTTGTGATTGACTTTATGGAGGAGCAGAAAAACATCAAAAAGATGGGCGGCACCATGAGGGTCGGCGCTTATCCGTGCGTTGTCTCCTCCGGCACATTTGCGCGCAAGGCATACGGCAAGGCGCGAATATCGGAACGGCACAGGCACCGGCTTGAGTTCAACAACAATTATGAGGAGCGGCTTGTTTCCGCCGGTCTGATAATCAGCGGCCGCTCGCCGGATTCCTCTCTGGTTGAGATTGTGGAAGTGGCCGGCCACCCGTGGTTTGTGGGTTGCCAGTTTCATCCCGAATTCCTTTCCACGCCGCTTTCACCTCATCCCTTGTTCCGTGATTTCATAGCGGCGGCTTTGAAGTCCGGCAAATCCAAATGA
- a CDS encoding phosphoribosylanthranilate isomerase translates to MTEVKVCGITNTDDALMAADAGASVLGFIFFPGSGRHVEPAAAAAIARELPPGVMKAGVFVNQDIDFVRRAVDEAGLDIVQVHGDETPQFCREIPGKYMRAVRVKGSESLAQVDMYDSEFVLLDTFSERRFGGTGESFDWGLLRGFDLGGRRLFLSGGLNPGNVADAVRAVRPYAVDVCSGVEKKTGIKDPDKVKRFMEEVRFADGER, encoded by the coding sequence ATGACCGAGGTTAAGGTTTGCGGAATAACAAACACCGATGACGCCCTTATGGCGGCGGATGCGGGCGCGTCCGTTCTCGGATTTATCTTTTTCCCCGGAAGCGGCAGGCATGTTGAACCCGCCGCCGCCGCCGCCATTGCGCGGGAGTTGCCGCCGGGCGTGATGAAGGCGGGAGTTTTCGTCAATCAGGACATAGATTTTGTGCGCCGCGCGGTGGATGAGGCGGGGCTTGACATCGTTCAGGTTCACGGGGACGAGACGCCGCAGTTCTGCCGGGAAATTCCGGGAAAGTATATGAGGGCGGTGCGGGTGAAGGGTTCTGAAAGCTTGGCGCAGGTTGATATGTATGATTCGGAGTTTGTTCTGCTTGACACTTTTTCCGAAAGAAGGTTCGGGGGAACGGGGGAGTCTTTTGACTGGGGGTTGTTGCGCGGTTTTGATTTGGGGGGCAGGCGGCTGTTTCTTTCCGGCGGGCTGAATCCGGGCAATGTTGCGGACGCCGTCCGCGCCGTCCGCCCTTATGCGGTTGATGTGTGCTCCGGCGTTGAAAAGAAAACCGGCATTAAAGATCCGGACAAAGTGAAACGGTTTATGGAGGAGGTGCGTTTTGCCGACGGAGAGCGATAG